A region of the Pleurocapsa minor HA4230-MV1 genome:
AGAATGATTGACGATCCTTGTTTAGCCGTTAGATACATAGAGGAATATCGTCATGGTAGAGTTCGTGCTTTAGATGACATTCAGAATGCAAATGTAACTCCTTGTTACCTCGAACAGTTAGAAGAACTGGAAGTCAAAGCTAACTTAGTTGCACCAATTGTTAGTGAAGACAAATTATTTGGCCTATTAATTGCTCACCAGTGTTCTGAAACTCGCAATTGGCAACAACAAGAAATTAACTGGATCACCGAAATTGCTACTCAAGTAGGTCTTATGCTTGAATATACCAAAGTATTTGCCCAAACAGAGTCCAAAGAACAGGAACGATTAGCGGTAAATGAAAGCCAATGGAATGATCTTTTGACTGATGCGATTCAGTATATTCGTCAGTCTCTCAGCCAAGAAGAGATCTTAAAAGCCAGCGTTAAAGAAGTACGTAGAGTTTTAGAATGCGATCGCGTTGTTGTTTACAGTCTCAACCAGAATTTTCGCTATGGCACAGTAATCGCCGAATCCGTTGCCCCTGGCTGGATAAAAGCTTTGAATCAGGAAATAGACGACCCCTGTTTTGAACCGACTTATCGCGAAAAATATCTCAACGGTAGAGTTAGAGCGTGGAAAAATATTTATGAGTCTGGCTTGACTACATGTTATATCGAGCAACTAGAAGCTCTAGAAGTTAAAGCTAATTTAGTTACGCCAATCCTTAGCGAAGGAAAACTGTTTGGCTTGTTGGTAGCGCACCAATGTTCTGACTTTCGTGATTGGCAACAGCCTGAAATTCGTTGGGTAGCCCAAATTGCTACTCAGGCTGGGTTTGCCCTCGATAACGCTAAACTATTAGCTGATGCTAAACAGCTACAACATCAGCTAGAAAATGAAGCTAAACTCACCAAGTATTTCACCGATGCTGTTCGTTACATTCGCGAATCTCTGCACCAAGAAGATATCCTAGAAATTAGTGTCGAAGAAGTACGCAGGGTTTTAGAATGCGATCGCGTAGTTGTATATAGTCTTAACGAAAATTTTCGCTATGGCTCGGTAATCGCTGAATCCGTTGCGCCTGGTTGGACAAGAGCTTTAAACAAGGAAATAGACGATCCCTGTTTTGAACCAACTTATCGAGACAAATATCGCAATGGTAGAGTTCGCGCTTGGAGTAATATTTATGAAGCAGGAATGACCCAATGTTACATCGACCAGCTAGAAAAGCTACAGGTTAAAGCTAATCTAGTTACGCCAATTGTGAGCGAAGGTGAACTATTTGGTTTATTGGTTGCTCACCAATGTTCTGACTTCCGCGACTGGCAACAGCCTGAAATTCGCTGGGTAACCCAGATTGCGACTCAAGTTGGTTTTGCTCTCGATAACGCCGAACTACTAGTTAATGCTAAACAATTACAACAGCAGGTAGAAGATGAGAGCAAGTGGACAGATTACTTTACCGATGCTACCCAAAATATTCGGCTCTCCCTGAAAACAGGGGATATTCTCAATACTAGCGTTCGAGAGATACGGAGAATATTAGAATGCGATCGCGTGGTAGTCTACGGTATGAACTCGGATCATCATGGTCTGATTATTGCCGAATCAGTCGCTTCTGGTTGGACTAGAGCCAAAGGCAAAGTAATCAAAGATCCTTGCTTTGAAACCAGATATCTCGACAAGTATCGCAACGGTAGAGTTCGCGCTTGGAGTAATATTTATGAAGCAGGAATGACCCAATGCTACATCGATCAGCTAGAAAAACTAGAGGTGAAAGCCAATCTAGTTACGCCTATCATTAGCGAAGGTGAACTATTTGGATTGCTGGTTGCTCATCAATGTTCTGACTTCCGTGAATGGCAACAGCCTGAGATTCGCTGGGTAACCCAGATTGCGACTCAAGTTGGTTTTGCTCTCGATAACGCCAAACTTTTAGAACAGCTAGAAGAATCTAACAATACAAGCGATCGCTTATCCCATCAGCAACATCAGCAAACAGAAAGCCTCAAGCATCAAGTGGTTGAAATGCTAGCAAATAATGGAGACGCTTATCAAACTCTCTCCCAAGAAGCTATGCGCCAATCTGAAACTACGATTAATGTTCTACACCAAATTCAAAAGGTTGCCGATTCATTCAGTGGAATAGCTTTAAACGTTCAACAGATCAAATTCCAAGAACAGCAAAATGACCTAGCAGTAAAGGGTACTCAAGAGAGTTTAGATCGTGCTGTTGATAGTATTACCAATATGCAACACACAGTACAAAATGTTGCGGTTGGATTTGATAATATTAACTATTATTGCCAAAAGCTGACTGAGACAGTTCATACGATCAAAGATGTGAGCAAGCAATTAGTTCAACAGTCGATGAGCATCACCAGATCGATAAATCGTAGTCAGATTGAACAAAGCAGTCAAAACTCGATTATTGATTCGTCTGATACTATGTTTTCTTTGATGCAGCAGCTATTTGAAGCTACGGCTCAAGTAGAATACCTGTTTGTCAATATTAAACTCGAAGTGAAAGAAAAAACAATTGCGCTTGATTCAGGAACACAACAGCTAATTAGTGGAGTCGGAGAATTTAAAGCAGTCCGTCAAAAGCTAGAACGGTTTGCTGTTTTGAATCACAAGATGAATATTCTGATCGATAACATTGCTAAATCAGTAGAAAATCAAACGCAAAGTTCAGCATTCGCCAAGGACTCTGTACAAGAAGTGGCAAGTATCGCTGAGCGAATTTCTGAGCAGTCGATGACCATAACTCAATCGTTTAATCAATTAGTAGGATTAGTACAAAAACTTTAGTTAGCTTACAGCCATTTTCATTTGAATAGACTACGTTTTAAATGAGTTAGTTCGTAGCTTTTAGCCTTTAGCTTTTAGCTCTTAGCTTCTTTAAATTTTATTGTTGTGGTCTACTCATTTGAAAAGCGCAGTAAGTTCAGCTAATAATTAATCAGTAACGCCCACTTGAGCAAAATTAACCTCAGGAGAATAAGCGATTAGCTCGTCTTGCTCTTCTGTGGAGGCTATCTCAGAAGATTCTTCTAAATCGGATTGAGTAATCGGATAGATTGGCAAACTAGAATCTAAATTATTACTAAGGTAATCTGCTGTACTATTATTAGTCTGAGGAGACTGAGGCAGAGCGTCGATTGTCAAGGTGTAGTTTTCTTGGCTTTCTGGTGTAGTTAACTGTCCAGTTAAAGAATCATAATCTTTTGCTTCGGTACTAGAGTCATTAATGTCAATGCTATTAACTTCAATATAATATTCTGTACCTGCTTCCACTGCCACTTCTAGCAAACTACCTTGAATTAGGGAGTTTTCACCGTCATTAGAGGCGATCGCTTGACCGTCAGCGTCAAACAAGCGTAAACCTAGAGCAGTATTAGACTCTTGACTAGCATCAACCTGAATTTTAATGGTTTGATCTTCAGGCGCGACAAAACGATAAAGTTTGAGCTCCCTTAGATCGCTCGCACCAAGAATATGACCGGTATCATCTTCACCAATACTTGCTAAAGTTTTGTCAGCCGAGACTTCGCGATCGCCATCAGAAATTGAGTCTTGGGAAAGGGAATTCAGCTCAATTGAAGCAGCATCGGCATCAACGAAATTATCTAGATCTTCTTTTAAAGCGATCGCCGATTGATAAATATTAATTCGCGGATAGTCAAGATTAGTATTATCAACTAAATCTATTTCATCATCACCATCGTTAATGATATCGGCATGATCGATTAGATAGTCTTTTACCTGTTCGGGGGTTAGCCTAACATCATAATCAGCAGCAATTTCTTGCAATAGAGCAACCGATCCCGCAACATGAGGTGACGCTTGACTCGTACCGTATTCCTTAGCAAAAAGTTCTCCGTCAATCTCTGGTATCGTACTTTCAATTGCTGCGCCAGGAGCAAACAGAAAGTTGTCTGAATCTAGACGTTGACTAAATGCCGCAATGCGATCCTTGCCTGGAACTTGTGAATTGCCAATGCTATCAGGAGCTACATTATCCTGCCACACTGCACCGACAGAAATTGTGCTATAGATTGCAGGCGAGGATAGGTTTGGTAGTTGATTAGGTATAATTACGTTACCTGAAGCATCGAAAATATCACCGTTACTATCTCGCTTGCCTTCATAGCTATTACCTGCTGCTGCGACAACAACAACGCCTGCTGCCTCCAAGTCTGCGATTAGACGACGACTTTCCTGGTCAACTGGGGAATTCGGTTGATTTGGCTGAGTATAAAAACCGCCACCTAAAGACAAATTGACAGCGACGATGTTGGTTTGGGTATTAGGATCGGTTACTTCATCAAGTACCTGTTGAAGGGCATCAGCGATCGCCTGCTCATTTAACTCGCGATCTTCTGCTATCTTAAGTCCAATTAAACCGACATCGGGAGCGACGCCAATATTTTCATTCTCTGCCCCAATAGTCCCAGCAACGTGAGTACCATGATTGTTTAAATCATTGGGATTGGCATCTTCATTGACGAAATCATAACCTAATTTGTAATTATCATCTAGTAGCGGGTGAGTAGCATCTAAACCAGTATCAATGACCACCACATCGGCTCCAGTACCATCGATATTTTTAAAATCAGGATCGTTGCGT
Encoded here:
- a CDS encoding GAF domain-containing protein, whose protein sequence is MIQSPNIEQNNHQNLEELFKVTVETTRKNLKCDRVIIYDASELPRSEVIAESVDSVYAGILGQTIIDPFLGGDYLETYCYGQAVAIDNIDNANIAQNQLEDLKKLKIKSLAIAPISVDNKLLAFLVAHQCSRLQPWHSQAVALLTEKANITGYALASILKAEKSKVNFTKQAIETQQEGNSQTMDRAKNVNENGNGKIKPIQSTGIQENINNSLADVNDKIAAELGQEDILKTTVHEVRNLLNCDRVLVYSLDENNRGIVIAESVAAQWTKAQGRMIDDPCLAVRYIEEYRHGRVRALDDIQNANVTPCYLEQLEELEVKANLVAPIVSEDKLFGLLIAHQCSETRNWQQQEINWITEIATQVGLMLEYTKVFAQTESKEQERLAVNESQWNDLLTDAIQYIRQSLSQEEILKASVKEVRRVLECDRVVVYSLNQNFRYGTVIAESVAPGWIKALNQEIDDPCFEPTYREKYLNGRVRAWKNIYESGLTTCYIEQLEALEVKANLVTPILSEGKLFGLLVAHQCSDFRDWQQPEIRWVAQIATQAGFALDNAKLLADAKQLQHQLENEAKLTKYFTDAVRYIRESLHQEDILEISVEEVRRVLECDRVVVYSLNENFRYGSVIAESVAPGWTRALNKEIDDPCFEPTYRDKYRNGRVRAWSNIYEAGMTQCYIDQLEKLQVKANLVTPIVSEGELFGLLVAHQCSDFRDWQQPEIRWVTQIATQVGFALDNAELLVNAKQLQQQVEDESKWTDYFTDATQNIRLSLKTGDILNTSVREIRRILECDRVVVYGMNSDHHGLIIAESVASGWTRAKGKVIKDPCFETRYLDKYRNGRVRAWSNIYEAGMTQCYIDQLEKLEVKANLVTPIISEGELFGLLVAHQCSDFREWQQPEIRWVTQIATQVGFALDNAKLLEQLEESNNTSDRLSHQQHQQTESLKHQVVEMLANNGDAYQTLSQEAMRQSETTINVLHQIQKVADSFSGIALNVQQIKFQEQQNDLAVKGTQESLDRAVDSITNMQHTVQNVAVGFDNINYYCQKLTETVHTIKDVSKQLVQQSMSITRSINRSQIEQSSQNSIIDSSDTMFSLMQQLFEATAQVEYLFVNIKLEVKEKTIALDSGTQQLISGVGEFKAVRQKLERFAVLNHKMNILIDNIAKSVENQTQSSAFAKDSVQEVASIAERISEQSMTITQSFNQLVGLVQKL
- a CDS encoding S8 family serine peptidase, whose product is MSDGLITAQNILNQAVPEVRKQLSQFISNDNFDQQITLAFDQHSDEIVVPLAGAEISDLSTFQPSNDARNIINQWLGQENIFPGIEIVSSTAIDGAQGAYAEKTNQIYLSQEFLIENQHDPDAVESVLLEELGHSFSAQINSQDVPGDEGAIFSHLVRQEAIAPEILAALKAEDDTVTVNLNGESIQIEQAREGVNPAFDLIGLTDLRNDPDFKNIDGTGADVVVIDTGLDATHPLLDDNYKLGYDFVNEDANPNDLNNHGTHVAGTIGAENENIGVAPDVGLIGLKIAEDRELNEQAIADALQQVLDEVTDPNTQTNIVAVNLSLGGGFYTQPNQPNSPVDQESRRLIADLEAAGVVVVAAAGNSYEGKRDSNGDIFDASGNVIIPNQLPNLSSPAIYSTISVGAVWQDNVAPDSIGNSQVPGKDRIAAFSQRLDSDNFLFAPGAAIESTIPEIDGELFAKEYGTSQASPHVAGSVALLQEIAADYDVRLTPEQVKDYLIDHADIINDGDDEIDLVDNTNLDYPRINIYQSAIALKEDLDNFVDADAASIELNSLSQDSISDGDREVSADKTLASIGEDDTGHILGASDLRELKLYRFVAPEDQTIKIQVDASQESNTALGLRLFDADGQAIASNDGENSLIQGSLLEVAVEAGTEYYIEVNSIDINDSSTEAKDYDSLTGQLTTPESQENYTLTIDALPQSPQTNNSTADYLSNNLDSSLPIYPITQSDLEESSEIASTEEQDELIAYSPEVNFAQVGVTD